Within Novosphingobium resinovorum, the genomic segment TGCCGCGTTACACCATATTGTCCGTACACCCGGCACGCGATCCTTTGGAGATCGACACGAATGACGTGATTGTCGCGTTGAGCGCTGTTCAGGCCGGCTGGGTCGGCGTCGTCGATATTCTTGAGGACGGTTGCTACATGTTCTCGTGCGATATGACACTGGATCCCGATTGGAAAATCTTCCGGCGGCGTTGGGTGTGAGGTCAGATCAGCCACCTGATTTGCAACTTCATCGGCCTCACCAGCATCTCGGGGACAACCCTTGACGCCGATAAACGATGCCTTCTTGTGGGGCCGAAAAGCGGCACGCGATGGCCTGTCATCGGCCTGCAATCCTTACCGGGGCACTGCCGCACGCGCAGAGTGGGCACGAGGTCATGCTACGGAACGCCATCACGAATGGTGGCTGCGTATGCAGGGGTGGCCCGGCCCACACCGAAGGCCCACTGGGCAGGATGACCCGATTTACGATGAACCGTTTTTTTCTAGCGATGGATCGAAAATGGGGATGATGCGTTTCTCATGTGAAACCTATCGAGGTAACCATGAACGCATTCAGCAACATCCATGCCTTTCCGGACACTGCTGGGTATAGCCGCTCGCTCTGTGCGGAGATTGAAGCTCTCCATTCCTTGGTGCATGCGGCTTGCCCGCCATCAGCTGTGGTCAGCATCTGCTTTGATGGGCACTTCAACCTGTTCGTGGATGTTCGATCCCTCGAAGAAGCTGCCACGGTAGAGGCAATCCTGCCTGATCTGGCTGGCGGCGCCTTCCGTGACCTTCGCAGATCCGGAACCCCGCACCAGCCTTTTCGCCACCGGGTGACTGCGACCATCGTAGGCTAACTACTCGCCGCCAAGGATTCTCGGAACTTGTTCGACGATTCCCCAGTTCCTTCGGCAAAATATAAAAGCATGCGATCCTGGGCCCGGCCGCGCTTCCACCATCGATTGCCGGTTGGGCCAACCTCTTCCAGACATCCTTGTAAATAATACGGGGCTGGCATTGCCTAGCCTGTGCAACAACCCACCGTTTTACGGGCGCGACACGGTCTGCATCAGACGTCGCGACTGGCTATCTGCCTCTCCATAAAGGCCAGAATGCTGGCAACCGTGATCCGGGTCGAACGGCCGATCTTGAACACTTCAAGTTCGCGAGCCGCAATCAGCTCATACCCCTTTGTACGGCCGATGCTGAGCATGGCGAAGGCTTCCTTAGGTGGCAGTGCGATTGGTTGCATGAATGCCTTGGATCAATGGGAAGAACGACCGCTCCACAGCCGACGAGAATCGGCTGCAAGCAGAGGTAGCAGTTGAGCTATCGGGGAGCTATTATGGGAACAGGCGCATAATCGCCAAATTTTCCCTTATTTATCAATATTTCTTGGCGGACAGGGTG encodes:
- a CDS encoding helix-turn-helix domain-containing protein codes for the protein MQPIALPPKEAFAMLSIGRTKGYELIAARELEVFKIGRSTRITVASILAFMERQIASRDV